A single Microbacterium protaetiae DNA region contains:
- a CDS encoding TetR/AcrR family transcriptional regulator — protein MPGSHGGGVRSRPETERKRTEILKAAIETFGAKGSTNGTLADIAEQVGMTHAGVLHHFGSKQNLLLEVLSYRDASDVEDLDEKHIPDGPALFLHLVRTAFANAHRPGIVQVYTVLSAESVTDDHPAREFFEKRYATLRREVADAFRVLCARAGVKEPATVAAASASILAVMDGIQLQWLLDQSAVELGEASEFAIRAIVNGVLHPGPELGSYAD, from the coding sequence ATGCCCGGGTCACATGGCGGTGGGGTGCGCTCGCGTCCCGAGACCGAGCGCAAGCGCACCGAGATCCTCAAGGCCGCGATCGAGACGTTCGGCGCGAAAGGATCCACCAACGGCACGCTCGCCGACATCGCCGAGCAGGTGGGAATGACCCACGCCGGCGTGCTGCACCACTTCGGATCGAAACAGAATCTGCTGCTCGAGGTGCTCTCCTACCGCGATGCCAGCGACGTCGAAGACCTCGATGAGAAGCACATCCCCGACGGCCCCGCGTTGTTCCTGCATCTCGTGCGCACAGCGTTCGCGAACGCGCACCGACCAGGCATCGTCCAGGTGTACACGGTGCTCTCCGCCGAGTCCGTGACCGACGACCACCCCGCGCGCGAGTTCTTCGAGAAGCGATACGCCACCTTGCGCCGAGAGGTGGCCGACGCATTCCGTGTTCTCTGCGCGCGCGCCGGAGTGAAAGAGCCCGCGACCGTCGCCGCGGCATCCGCCAGCATCCTCGCCGTCATGGACGGTATTCAGCTGCAGTGGCTCCTCGACCAGAGCGCCGTCGAACTCGGTGAGGCCAGCGAATTCGCCATCCGCGCGATAGTGAACGGCGTGCTGCATCCCGGTCCTGAGTTGGGCAGCTACGCCGACTGA
- a CDS encoding ferritin-like domain-containing protein, whose product MFARFETPEELFAYRLGSALTMENDSLQMLADLEKAALSEDVREMFRHHASQTRDQIDNLHEIFRVLGLTMTEARSPTTKKLVKEGNALLRKADEKLRDDIAVAAALRAEHHEISAYQSLVASARRLHPAQVVHLLSANLEQEQHTSEELAAKAKELARTM is encoded by the coding sequence ATGTTCGCGCGCTTCGAGACGCCCGAAGAGCTCTTTGCCTATCGGCTCGGTTCGGCCCTGACGATGGAGAACGATTCTCTTCAGATGCTCGCCGACCTTGAGAAGGCGGCGCTCTCCGAAGACGTGAGGGAGATGTTCCGACACCACGCAAGCCAGACACGCGACCAGATCGACAACCTGCACGAGATCTTTCGTGTCCTCGGCCTGACGATGACCGAGGCGCGATCGCCCACCACGAAAAAGCTCGTCAAGGAGGGCAACGCGCTTCTGCGCAAGGCGGATGAGAAGCTGCGCGACGACATCGCCGTCGCCGCAGCGCTACGCGCAGAGCACCACGAGATCTCGGCCTACCAGAGCCTGGTCGCCAGCGCCCGGCGGCTGCACCCGGCCCAGGTGGTGCATCTGCTCTCCGCCAACCTCGAACAGGAGCAGCACACCAGCGAAGAACTGGCGGCCAAGGCCAAGGAGCTGGCACGCACGATGTGA